GCAATCGCAGACAAACTTGGCATGGAACTGAAAGTTGAGGACATGGAATTCGATTCCATCATCACTGCCGTACAGTCCGGAAAAGCCGATATCGGTGTGGCCGGGATGACAGTGACAGAAGACCGTCTGAAAAATGTTGATTTCACGGATTCTTACACAACGGCAACACAGGTTATTATCGTAAGAAAATAGTTAGACTGTATTAACAGGGCTGTTACTTTTTAGCGACAGTCCTGTTCTTGTACGTTGTCGCGACAGATGAGATAGGAGAAGTGTTATGTGGGATACTTTTGTTGAACAGTTTTATCAGAATTTTATCGAGGAAGACCGGTGGATGTTCCTTGTAAAGGGGCTTGGATACACGCTGTTGATTACAGTGTTCGCGGTGCTGATCGGGATTGTGCTTGGTTTTCTGATCGCAGTCGTGCGTTCGACGCACGATAAGACGGGCTCCATGAAATTTTTAAACGCCATCTGCAGGGTTTATCTGACGGTGATCCGCGGAACGCCGGTTGTCGTACAGCTGATGATTCTGTATTATGTGATCTTTGCGTCGGTTGATATCAATAAAATCATCGTCGGTGCGATCGGATTTGGTTTGAACTCCGCCGCGTATGTGGCAGAGATCGTCCGTTCCGGCATTATGTCGGTGGATGCCGGACAGTTTGAAGCGGGACGAAGCCTGGGACTGGATTACAGGAGTACCATGATGCTCATTATCATGCCGCAGGCATTTAAAAACGTGCTGCCGGCTCTGGCAAATGAATTTATCGTACTGATCAAGGAGACTTCCATCAGCGGATATATCGGTATGATGGATCTGACCAGGGCGGGGGATATTATCAGAAGTGTGACATATGCGCCGCTTTTGCCGCTCCTGGCGGTGGCGGCAATCTATCTCGTGCTTGTCATGGTGCTGACGGCCGGAGTGAATAAACTGGAAGCGAGGCTGAGAACGAATGAGCGATAAAAATGTACTGATTGAAGTAAAAGAGTTGAGCAAGGCATTCGGTGATCATCTGGTACTCGATAAGATCTCGACCGATATCGACCAGGGTGAGGTGGTCGCGATCATCGGTCCTTCGGGATGCGGGAAATCCACCTTCCTGCGGTCACTGAACCTGCTGGAGATACCGACCGGCGGGAGCATTTATTTCGAAGGCACGGATATTACAGATGCATCGGTAGATATTAATAAAATCAGACAGAAAATAGGCATGGTGTTTCAGCAGTTCAATCTGTTTCCGCACAAGACCATCAAGGAAAATATCATGCTGGCGCCGGTAAAACTGGGAGTGATGAGTGTGCAGGAGGCTTCCGGGAAAGCGGATACACTTCTGCAGCGCGTCGGTCTTCCGGAAAAGGCAGATGCATATCCGGCAATGCTGTCCGGCGGACAGAAACAAAGGATTGCCATTGCGCGTGCACTGGCGATGAATCCGGATGTCATGCTGTTTGATGAGCCGACATCGGCGCTGGACCCGGAGATGGTCGGAGAAGTACTGGCGATCATGCAGGAGCTTGCCAAAGAGGGGATGACGATGGTTGTCGTGACACACGAGATGGGATTTGCCCGCGAGGTTGCGAACCGCGTGATGTTTATCGATGAAGGAAAGATAAAAGAGGAAAATTCTCCGCATGAATTTTTCGATCATCCGCAGAATCCGCGCCTGAAGGATTTCCTTTCAAAGGTACTATAGGACAGCAGTTAAAAAGGAGCGAATTATTTATGAAAAAACAACCTACTGTGTTAATGATACTGGATGGCTACGGGCTGAATGACAGGTGTGAGGCGAATGCTGTCTGCGAGGCCAGGACACCGGTGATGGATCAGCTGATGAGTCAGTGCCCGTTTGTCCGGGGAAACGCAAGCGGTCTTGCGGTCGGCCTGCCGGACGGGCAGATGGGAAATTCGGAAGTCGGGCATTTGAATATGGGTGCCGGACGCATTGTCTACCAGGAACTGACGAGGATCACCAAGGAGATAGAGGACGGTGATTTCTTTAAGAATGAAGCACTTCTTGCGGCAGTCAAAAATGCGAAGGAACGCGGCTCAGCGATTCACTTCATGGGACTGTTGTCGGACGGCGGTGTACACAGCCATAATACACATCTGTACGGTCTGCTCGAAATGGCAAAAAAAGAAGGCCTGAACAAAGTTTTTGTACATTGTTTTCTCGATGGGAGGGATACTCCCCCGTCATCCGGGAAAGGATATATTGAGGAACTGCAGCAGAAGATGAAAGAAATCGGGGTCGGGGAGATCGGAGTCGTATCGGGACGTTATTATGCGATGGACCGTGACAATCGCTGGGATCGGGTAGAGCTCGCATACCGCGCGCTGACGAGAGGCGAGGGTGTGAAGGGAACCGATGCGGCCGAGGCTGTACAGGCATCCTATGATGACGGAAAAACAGATGAATTCGTGCTTCCGACGGTGATGGAGAGAGGCGGACAGCCGGTGACAGTGATC
The Ruminococcus gauvreauii genome window above contains:
- a CDS encoding amino acid ABC transporter permease, with protein sequence MWDTFVEQFYQNFIEEDRWMFLVKGLGYTLLITVFAVLIGIVLGFLIAVVRSTHDKTGSMKFLNAICRVYLTVIRGTPVVVQLMILYYVIFASVDINKIIVGAIGFGLNSAAYVAEIVRSGIMSVDAGQFEAGRSLGLDYRSTMMLIIMPQAFKNVLPALANEFIVLIKETSISGYIGMMDLTRAGDIIRSVTYAPLLPLLAVAAIYLVLVMVLTAGVNKLEARLRTNER
- a CDS encoding amino acid ABC transporter ATP-binding protein; this encodes MIEVKELSKAFGDHLVLDKISTDIDQGEVVAIIGPSGCGKSTFLRSLNLLEIPTGGSIYFEGTDITDASVDINKIRQKIGMVFQQFNLFPHKTIKENIMLAPVKLGVMSVQEASGKADTLLQRVGLPEKADAYPAMLSGGQKQRIAIARALAMNPDVMLFDEPTSALDPEMVGEVLAIMQELAKEGMTMVVVTHEMGFAREVANRVMFIDEGKIKEENSPHEFFDHPQNPRLKDFLSKVL